The window TTGTTGTCAGGTGATCTTTAGGCAAATTGCCGatgtagccaatcactggcctcagtggtgACCTCTACACACATGACACGTCTCTGCTGAGGTTGATGGTGACCCATATGGAACTTCATCTGACCATAGCTGCTTAAATCAAGTGATGGACGACCCCTTTAGAATGAATTCATGACCTCAGCGAAGAAGAAGCAGTCATTTTGTTCGCTGAAATCTGtggaataatataataattattctTTGACTATAACCAGTGTTTTGTGTCGCCTCCGATCCGTCTCCCAGACAGTCACTCTCTGCGCTACTATTACATGGGCGTCTCAGCGCCAGGACACGGAATGCCCGACTTCTCCATGATTGGATATGTGGATGACCAGCAGATTGATCTATACAGAAGTGACATCGGGGTTAGCGTTCCTGTGGCTCCATGGATGAAGGAGAAGCCGGAATACTGGGAGAGAAGTACGCAGATCGGGAAACAGCATGAGGCGCTCTACAGGCACGAGGTCAAGATAGGGATGGAGAGGTTCAACCACACTGGAGGTGAGATATGAGCTTTtcagcaaaccccccccccccccatttggttggttagtgaggggttaattctctgGAGAACATGTGGAACAGAAGGAGCAGGAGAAATAGGTGCAGGGTAGTTGTAGAGATAAGACATGTAATGCCGTGCCAAGAGGTCGGAGACAAGGCCAACAACCAGGAAGGTCAAATATGCAAATTACTAGTGAAATTACTTACTGGTTGGTCTTACTTCTATGGACATGGGTATTTCTGAATTCCACAATTGATATTTGGGAAGTGGAATAGCGAGAACGCTGGGAGACAGCAGGACAAAACCAGAGATCTGGGACTGTAGGCCGAATTCATCCCTTTTGAAGGTCTCTTTGGTTTCATTGTAGAAATTAGACATGTATAATGTCCATATGTTTTCAGAGTGAAAGACTTGGAAAGCTTCATTAGTGGAAAGTGATACCTCCCACGGCCCAAAACAGCAGGACAGAACTGAAGTCCTGTGACTATCCCAATGACTTTAGCGATGGATGGTGGTGATGCACCCCTTCCAAAAATGTTTCTATTGCCGATAGTAGACACGTGTCCCATTTAATAAGTCCCCGTATTGTCCTCAGGTTTCCACTTTGTGCAGGTATTACGCAGCTGTGAGCTCAGAGATGACGGCAGCACCATAGCACATCAGCAGTACCGATACGACGGGGAAGAGTACATGTACTTTGACTTACCGACGGCCACATTTATCCCAACCATGGCCGAGGCTCAGATCACCACTCAGAGATGGAACAGTCCGGAAGTAAGAGGAGGGGAAAGAGCCAAGAATTACCTGGAGAATATATGTATCGAGAATCTGAAGAGATTCCTAAAGTATGGAAGAGGAAACCTGGAGCGGAGAGGTAATAGTACCCAATGGGGGAGATTACTGGGAGTGACCCTTGTATTCCACCCCTTAGGTttacatgtgtatatgtgatgtgcttTCTGGCTATGTTTGTACGTGTATGTGCCACACATGCTTGTCTGCCCTTGCCAATCAGTAAGGGACTAGTGAGTTACCATCTTCTGCCGGTGCCATGGGATGTTTGGCCGGACATCTGGTTGGGCAAAGTAAAATTGGATTCTGGGGTGATGGTGAGTATTGTAGCACTCCAGACCACTAGCTGGTAGATAATGAGAACTTTAAGAAGGATTTGTTTGGCCGATATTTGGAAGAGTGCATGAGGTTCTAGAGGTCCTATAGTGTCTATAGTGAAGAATGTTCCAAAAGTTAGGAAGCCGAGTGAAGGTCTACAAAGAGAAGTCATTGAGTATCTAAGGTGAGACTGGCAAGATGATCTGAAGATGACACATGAGGAACAATGTGAATATGCAAACAATACAAAGGACCCCTCTCCCAACATCAAATTTCTCATCATTTTTGATCAATATATGGATTGGGTATGTATGCACCCTATAATTGGTTGTaaagtttttcttattttactCTCTTAGTACGACCAGGGGTAAAGGTCACTGGTCAGAAATTAGGTGACATCACAAAACTTCACTGTCACGTTTACGGGTTTCACCCCCGGACTGTGCATGTGCGGTGGATGAAGAACGGGATGGACGACATTCCTTCATATGAGACCACACACGTCCTCCCCAATCCTGACGGCACCTACCAGATCAGGGTCAGCGTGGACATCCGCCCCAATGAGGGCGACACTTACTCCTGTTATGTGGATCacagcagcctggaggagccgctCCTTGTGCCATGGGGTGAGTCTGATCTACATAATAaactacataatgggggtcatttactaagggccagattcgcgttttcccgacgtgttacccgaatatttccattttgtgccgattttccctgaagtgccccaggattttggcgcacgcgataggattgtggcgcatgcgacggaaatcaggggcgtggccgaacgaaaacctgacggatccggaaaaaccgccgcatttaaaaaaaaaaaagtgtcgcggggctcgcgcttacctgcactaggaataggccggtaaacttgagtgcgttccgatgctcttcagtgcagcagcgccacccggtgaaagtcggaggaactgccttaataaatcccggccggacccgaatccaccgcagagaacgcgccgctggatcgcgaatggaccgggtaagtaaatctgccccaatatgtgcaggGTGGTTTATCCTTATTGGTTTACTCCCAGCAATGAACTTCTCAGACAAAGATTATAATGAGTCGCTGTTACTTATCTATTGTTACCTGATTATCCTTGTTTTATCTTCTAGAACAATCACCGACCTCCGTGCTGGTTGTGATCATCAGTCTAGTGGTCACCGTTATCCTCATTGTCACATCCGTCATTGCTGGAGTCACTATATACAAAAGTAAGTTCTAGATGTTTTGGACCTGGTGCAGCAAATAGGGTTTTATGATCCTACAAACTACTACAGGACAAAAGGGTTTCTCCATCTTACAATCAGATTCCTAACAGACTTACAAGTAGGAGATTAATGTCCAACCCTATGAGGCGGAGGTCAAACATCCTCATCTTGGGGCAGTATTACTTCTTGAGTCCAAAGATGACCCTCAGAATAGATCTTGGGGTCCAGACATTTTGCATTGACCATAATAAGTCATCCAGATCCATCTGGACATTTTTTGGTAAATACTCAATGTCACCTTCTACAGAAAGTTCCATAAACTTATAGTATAGAAGCTCCGGTGTAGAAATCTCCTTAAAAGCAGAGAAGGAAGACACGTTGTGATGCCATACAAGGTACTTGGTGGAATATAGAGGACCATGGGCGATGGCTTCTCTGGAATTATCCAACTTTCTGGAGGAGACAAATTGGATTGTAATAGTATGGATAAAGATGGATGCAAAGTAATTATGATGGAGTTCTGTTTGGGAACCTCAGGAATATCCGCTGCAGGGGAATTAGTGGGGGATGTGATAACAGTCATCCATATGTATCATGATGACAGATAAGCTTAGATAAGTTTGGGTCCGGGATTCAGGTGCAAATTGTCGCTCCTAGATGccaatggctgtgattggtcagaaggacacccctggccaatcacagccatagctaggggcatcaatgtgccggatctggcaatatgtctgtgTCACGTAGGATGTAGCCAAATCCAGGACCCAAACTTAAtgttcatctctaatcatgatatCTCGTAGAATCCAGTACGATACAAGATCTTACTTATATATTTATAGGGAATCAGAACGCACAATAATTTCCTACACTTTGCTTGTTTCAGGAAGGAAGGACGACTACACGGCGACCAGCAGTGAGTATTActaggacttatatctgtgataaTAACTCGTTGATTATGTTGGAGGAGAACTGATATCACGTCCGTCATCACAATGTCCAAGGGGGTGGAGTCTCTGAGATTCTTTAATTAAATGATTGATCTTACCCATAAAACCCAAGTATAcggtatatacgtatatactcgagtataagccgacccaagtataagccgaggccccaaattttgccacaaaaaccgggtaaaacatatctttttttagtcgagtataagccgagtttgggttttcagcacatttttttgtgctgaaaaactaggcttatactcgagtatatatggtacttagtATAAAAACCCACATAACAGGGAGGGAGCAATGCGAGGAAATGATCACAGTGGTCACCACAGAGGTGGGAAGAGGGGAAATCCGAGGTGGTGccaaaaaatatatttgaaaaacaattttaaaacttaaaatattaattaattaaaatattaaacaatgaaaattaataaataataaacaaattTGACCTGATTATTTTTCTGCAGCTTCTGACACGACCTCAGACTCTGACAGAGCGGTCACTGCCTGAAGGTAAGTAAAGATCTGGACACTTATTATCAGCAATAACACAGAAAAAACAACTAAACATAAAGACAATAAGCCAAAAGCAGCAAAGCAAAAAAACAATAGGAgtctaaaaaataataatcaatttTATTCAATACCAGACAGTTCCcgggtaacgtacaagatagggtccggaggtttgttctaaagttgaatttgtatgtaagtcgaaactgtatattttataattgtagttccaggcaatttttttttttttgccccagtgacaattggagtttcaaagatttttgctgtactgggaccaaggattatgaataaagcttcattacagacaccttacagctgatcagtgcagcctgggactatagtaacatccagagaggtcaccagaggtcacagtgggcagcggggtcaccagaggtcacagggggcagaggggtccgtctgtaactaggggtcgtctgtaagttgggtgtccttaagtaagggacttaAGTATCACTCTACATCAAAGgtcattcataataataataataatggtgggACAGTTTATATTCGGGGACAAGAAACCCCAGGATGGAAACAGGATATACAATATACATGACCCCTCCGATATCCAGCCCTATAATTACCGTAGTATGGACTTTGTAGTCGCACCAGTATAAAGTTAATGTAAAAGGTGAGTCTCTGTATCCTGAATTACATATTACATCACCGGAGGAACCTTCCGCAGGATATGCAGATGGATATAACCGCTAGTACTCGCCAAGAGACATGTCCAGGGAGCCAAAAAACCACCTCTAACCGCTTTGTCAGGCTCGAAAAATCTGGCCATGAAGCGTTTTTCACCTTGTTGTGTGGAACGTTGTGTTCAATAAAGTTGTtacaatatttttgtacagtgtGCTCGGTATTTGTAGCTTTTCTTTCTGTTATTCTATTATTTTACGTCCTTTTGTTTCTTATGTCTCGGCAGATTATTCTCTCTGAGCCGCTGGTTCTTCCATTAAGTCATTTTACGTTTTGTAAGAATTTCAGATATAaaacaaatgtaataaataaaaaaataaataaataaaatgtaatgtaaatgttaTTGTATAACATTATAAATACTGGATATAATATGAAGATGGACGTCCAATGAAAATCATTATCTCATGACACAAACGTGAGAATAAGATCTACAGGATCAATGCCCCGAGAACTGGGAATCTGAAGGCGACCTGTACGTGTACTCAGTGTTTAATGTTAGAGGGTATCGTTGCGAAGTAGCAGGAGTGCAGGGTCGGCAccaggattcagtaggccccccgagtgacagagcctcagggggCCCCATTGCGATgagctcacatggcggcattaaaaattcggaAACTGAAAcagcctcctgttccctaaaatattccctaatttatcatcccaaacagccccctcatggtaatttcacatcctcatggattccttacgtatgtgggcccccccagcagctctgggccccagcacttgcccaggtatgcccagtgctgacgccggccctgcaGGAGTGAAAAAGTTGGTGGAAATTATAAATACGGTGAAGAATTTGTAGCGTAAAACAATGTCCCCAGCATCGAATAGTAGGTGCAATTCAGAAGTGAAACTCCACCCCCTTGTCACACGCAAATTGTCGCTTGAAAGCTGCACCAGAACCTGGTACAAAATGGCTGCTGGATGTCTGCTGCGGACATTGTACAATGCTGCTGCGCTCTTATGTCCTCCAGACGCTCCAGTGTGATGCGTATTTATTACAGAAGTTTTTCTTACAGCTCATGGAACGTGATTTGATATAACGGACATTGGTTGTTAATACGgttgtttaataaagtttttatggGTTGACAACGCAGCTGTCAcaattttttgtgtaaaaataattttttaaactgtGCTTTATTGATTTTTCAGCATTAAGTAAACCGACCCCAACGTGGGGCCCACAACATGTAAGATAGGGCACAGACCCTAAaaaaaggatggggggggggtataggggAGGATGGATCATTTACCAGAGTTTGTGTGACTCTTGTATCCTGATGGGGCTTCCTGCCCTGGTTCTAGTAAAGAACacagaaaaaattgaaaaagtaaaaaacaaaacccaaaaatgaaACGTGACACTCTCATCCCCGGGGGTCCACCCTCCCCATCCCAGCCGGTGCCCGGTGTATAgtcacactatgggggtcatttactaagggcccgattcacgttttcctgatgtgttacccgaatatttccgatttgcgctgattctccctgaattgccccaggattttggcgcacaagatcggattgtggcgcatcggcgtcggcatgcacgcgactgaaatcggggggcgtggccgaacgaaaacccgacggatttggaaaaaacgccgcatttaaaaaaaaaaatgtgtcgcggagcttgcacttaccttcactcagcccggctcgatgaactccagtgcattccgatgctcttcagcgcagcagcgacacctggtggacggcggaggaactgccttaatgaatcccggccggacccgaatccaccgcagagaacgcgccgctggatcgcgaatggaccgggtatgtaaaccTGCCCCTATATCTACAATCCAGAGCTTTGCTGTGTGTTCTCTCGTCTGACCCAGGTTCTATCGGGTTCTATGGTGGATCTCCTGCCGCTCCTGGTACCAGAATGTGCTGACCAATCACTTTCTAATGTCTCTCCTTGTCTCTGGTGACAGTGATGAAACTTTCTCGGCTCAGGGAGGCCTCTATCCCGGCCATTCGCATTATGATAGTAAGTTGGTCCCTAAACAttttgcagggggggggggcgcggtggGGCTGAGAAAGGTTTGGAGAAGACTTTTGCACCCGGCCGCTGTCACCGTCGCCAACAATCACAGCCTCTAGTGCTACGCTGAGTTTCCGTGTCCACATATCCAGAGATTGTCCACAGGCGTCTCTAGGGACGTAGTCCGTTAAATGTCTGGAGGTGACACTTCCTCCTCCTTTTGTCTACTGTTTTCTCACAGCCCATTCAATTTTTGCAAACCGTGAGGGGTTGGAGAAATGTTActgtgcagtgtaacagcctgtgaatctacagtacTGATGGGCTCTGGTAAACACCCCAAGGagtctttctggctcattagcattattataaaagttgatattagaagggaggaggccatggataacagttataagaagataccacagtcactgtccCTGGGTCTGGTTGACTCCAATTGTGACGGTCATTCCAGTAAATTCTGGACGTGACTGCAGGACCTAAGGGCAGGTTGCTGACCCCTTGGTCATCACTCGGTGCAGGGAGTGGTGTCCATGACAGACAAGAACCTTCCATAGACCCGTCCTTCAAAAATCCTAATGGCACCCTGCGCCATTGTAACACATTCCCAGTGTTTCCGGATCAGGGTCGGCACCAATGTGATTGAGCCCGTGCCTCCTGGTTGTTCAGGTGATAGAGTCACCTACAGCTgtagcatctaccatcagatattaATGCCCTATCATATTTCAGAAGTTAAGAATAATGGAAACCCCATTCATCCCAGCCTCTGCTGTGCTGATTCTAAaagtgcctttgtcagcattctgaataatttcagcactttatataagtttatatcACATtactggttccctgccagcagcatgtggtgagtcctggggagggGAAGCTGCACCCGGTGTCTCATCATACATT is drawn from Engystomops pustulosus chromosome 9, aEngPut4.maternal, whole genome shotgun sequence and contains these coding sequences:
- the LOC140077335 gene encoding class I histocompatibility antigen, F10 alpha chain-like, with the protein product MFCAFTLVLLCAPGGHLDSHSLRYYYMGVSAPGHGMPDFSMIGYVDDQQIDLYRSDIGVSVPVAPWMKEKPEYWERSTQIGKQHEALYRHEVKIGMERFNHTGGFHFVQVLRSCELRDDGSTIAHQQYRYDGEEYMYFDLPTATFIPTMAEAQITTQRWNSPEVRGGERAKNYLENICIENLKRFLKYGRGNLERRVRPGVKVTGQKLGDITKLHCHVYGFHPRTVHVRWMKNGMDDIPSYETTHVLPNPDGTYQIRVSVDIRPNEGDTYSCYVDHSSLEEPLLVPWEQSPTSVLVVIISLVVTVILIVTSVIAGVTIYKRRKDDYTATSTSDTTSDSDRAVTA